The Candidatus Binatia bacterium genome window below encodes:
- a CDS encoding MFS transporter, translated as MRLNPKTRGLIILYSSTLMAGMWGMVLPAIPLLSDHFGISAGMAAQVVTAVAVGRFVGLPISGVVLDRLGTRAALVSGPLIAAVAALAAAVMPWFSGILALAAAMGIADGLWTFGREIAGIDLARHDQRGRVLSGFHGVHNIGLALGPFVGGLLAEAMGFRAAFLAYGVCAAISVPLGFSGYEAGPAHVPKVGPEPAGHATPVSLGERLRQLAALFKQIQPDLRATYLVLVFATFTSFVHRVTLQSMLPLYANQLGFSPSQTGLLFTIMGMFVFMMILPAGFVIDKVGRKWASVPSTGIPALVFVLIPLADSFFELAVLLSLMGVANGLSLGSLATSTYDVVPASARGRLQAVRRTLAEIGGVCAPLLGGFFADAYNPGVPFLIYSPLLVLSAVLLAVIGRETLKR; from the coding sequence ATGAGACTGAATCCAAAAACTCGCGGCCTCATCATTCTCTATTCGAGCACTCTGATGGCCGGCATGTGGGGCATGGTGCTCCCGGCGATCCCGCTGTTGAGCGATCACTTCGGAATCTCCGCGGGCATGGCCGCGCAAGTCGTCACCGCCGTCGCGGTCGGTCGCTTCGTCGGCCTGCCGATCAGCGGAGTCGTGCTGGACCGTCTCGGCACGCGCGCCGCTCTGGTGAGCGGTCCGCTGATCGCCGCAGTCGCCGCTTTGGCGGCGGCGGTTATGCCATGGTTCAGCGGAATCTTGGCACTGGCGGCGGCGATGGGAATCGCCGACGGCCTCTGGACCTTCGGACGCGAGATCGCGGGCATCGATCTCGCGCGGCATGACCAACGCGGGCGCGTGCTCAGCGGCTTTCACGGCGTCCACAACATCGGACTGGCGCTCGGACCGTTCGTGGGCGGGCTGCTCGCCGAAGCGATGGGATTTAGAGCCGCATTCCTTGCTTATGGCGTGTGCGCGGCGATTTCGGTCCCGCTCGGATTCAGCGGCTACGAGGCGGGGCCGGCGCACGTACCGAAGGTCGGTCCCGAGCCGGCCGGTCATGCGACGCCGGTCTCTCTCGGCGAGCGGCTGCGGCAGCTGGCCGCCTTGTTCAAGCAGATCCAGCCGGACCTGCGCGCGACCTATCTGGTCCTCGTTTTCGCCACGTTCACGAGCTTCGTTCACCGGGTCACGCTGCAGAGCATGCTGCCGCTGTACGCGAACCAGCTCGGATTCAGCCCAAGTCAAACCGGGCTTTTGTTCACCATCATGGGAATGTTCGTATTCATGATGATCCTGCCGGCGGGCTTCGTCATCGACAAGGTGGGAAGGAAGTGGGCCTCGGTTCCGAGCACGGGAATTCCGGCGCTCGTTTTCGTTCTTATTCCACTTGCCGATAGCTTCTTCGAGCTGGCCGTGCTGCTCTCGCTCATGGGCGTCGCCAACGGCCTCTCGCTCGGCTCGCTCGCGACGTCGACGTACGACGTGGTGCCGGCGAGCGCCCGCGGGCGGCTGCAGGCGGTGCGCCGGACCCTGGCGGAGATCGGCGGCGTGTGCGCGCCGCTGCTCGGCGGTTTTTTCGCCGATGCGTACAACCCAGGCGTGCCCTTCCTGATCTATTCTCCCCTGCTCGTGCTCTCGGCGGTTTTGCTCGCGGTCATCGGCCGCGAGACTTTGAAAAGGTAA
- a CDS encoding amidase codes for MPAGEKPLYHLTIDEAQKLLRDRALSPVELTRAILKRIEAVDGKLHAYLNLMAESALDEARAAEAEIHKGNYRGPLHGIPVAVKDQLDVKGAPALIRGADAQALEDATPVQKLRRAGAVILGKLAMSSLPIEIPPPRNPWNIERITGGSSTGAGSAVAAGLCMGALGEDTAGSIRNPASLCGIVGLKATYGRVSRAGLAPLCWSLDHCGPMTWTVEDAAHMLQAVAGYDPKDPTSVDAPVSDYAAALKPDVQGMIVGVPRDYIEECRARADPEVLTIVETAIDELKTLGARVEEVKLPALKVATIANAVIYYNEHFAAHKSAAKTTIKNAATSARARVYLGLLTSAADYIQAQRVRSRLRRECAEVFGKVDVLALPCQSKPAPTFEETGPLDTLYKHMLPDFQSPFNLAGVPAISVPCGFSQNKLPVALQLVGRPFDESTVLRAAYTYQQHAKWHEQRPPI; via the coding sequence ATGCCTGCTGGAGAGAAGCCGCTCTATCATCTCACCATCGATGAAGCACAGAAATTACTGCGCGACCGCGCGCTCTCTCCCGTCGAGCTGACGCGCGCGATTCTTAAGCGCATCGAAGCCGTCGATGGCAAGCTGCATGCCTATCTAAACCTCATGGCGGAGAGCGCCCTGGATGAAGCGCGCGCCGCCGAGGCGGAAATTCACAAGGGAAACTATCGCGGACCGCTCCACGGTATTCCCGTCGCAGTGAAAGATCAGTTGGACGTGAAAGGCGCGCCCGCTCTCATACGCGGCGCTGACGCTCAGGCCTTGGAAGATGCCACGCCCGTGCAAAAATTGCGACGCGCGGGCGCCGTGATCCTCGGCAAGCTCGCGATGTCGAGCCTGCCGATTGAAATTCCGCCGCCGCGGAATCCGTGGAACATAGAGCGCATCACCGGCGGCTCCAGCACCGGCGCGGGCTCCGCCGTCGCCGCCGGGCTTTGCATGGGCGCGCTCGGCGAGGACACCGCCGGCTCGATACGAAACCCGGCTTCGCTCTGCGGCATCGTCGGACTGAAGGCGACGTACGGCAGGGTCAGCCGCGCCGGCCTCGCGCCGCTCTGCTGGTCGCTCGATCACTGCGGTCCTATGACATGGACGGTGGAAGACGCGGCGCACATGCTCCAGGCGGTCGCCGGCTACGACCCTAAAGATCCCACGTCCGTCGACGCGCCGGTTTCCGACTACGCCGCGGCGTTGAAACCCGATGTCCAAGGCATGATCGTCGGCGTGCCGCGCGATTACATCGAGGAATGCCGGGCGCGCGCCGATCCGGAAGTTCTCACGATAGTGGAAACAGCCATCGATGAGCTGAAGACGCTGGGCGCGCGCGTCGAAGAGGTCAAGTTGCCGGCGCTGAAGGTCGCGACGATCGCCAACGCGGTGATCTATTACAACGAACACTTCGCGGCGCACAAGAGCGCGGCCAAGACCACGATCAAAAACGCCGCCACGTCGGCGCGCGCGCGCGTCTACCTAGGGCTGCTCACGAGCGCGGCCGATTACATCCAGGCGCAGCGCGTCCGCAGCCGGCTTCGGCGCGAGTGTGCCGAGGTATTCGGCAAGGTGGACGTGCTCGCCCTGCCCTGCCAATCGAAGCCCGCGCCAACGTTCGAAGAAACCGGACCCCTCGACACCTTATATAAGCATATGCTCCCGGACTTTCAGTCACCCTTCAATCTGGCTGGAGTGCCGGCAATCTCCGTGCCCTGCGGATTTTCACAAAACAAACTTCCCGTCGCGCTTCAGCTCGTCGGCAGACCCTTCGACGAATCCACCGTGCTCCGCGCCGCTTACACCTATCAGCAGCACGCCAAGTGGCACGAGCAACGTCCACCGATCTAA
- a CDS encoding histidine phosphatase family protein: MDRTRLIVVRHGQTVWNTEGRFQGHLDSQLTPDGISQARGLARRLQNHRFSALYSSDLGRAAETARIIAAASGHGVVLDERLRERNLGVFQGLRSEEIKATYPEAHELYRQRDPDYVVPAGESLSQQVERNIACFEELAHKHSGDSIVIVTHGGVLSGFFRHVLSIPLAAPRRFDFPNSGLNVFTYREGIWTLSTWGDVSHLANGEE; encoded by the coding sequence ATGGACCGGACCCGCCTCATCGTCGTGCGCCATGGGCAAACGGTTTGGAACACCGAAGGAAGGTTCCAAGGCCACCTGGACAGCCAACTGACTCCGGACGGGATCAGCCAAGCGCGAGGACTCGCGCGACGGCTGCAAAATCACCGCTTCAGCGCGCTTTACAGCAGCGACCTCGGCCGGGCGGCCGAGACGGCGCGGATCATCGCGGCCGCGAGCGGTCACGGCGTCGTTCTCGATGAGCGACTGAGAGAAAGAAACCTCGGCGTCTTTCAAGGGCTCAGAAGCGAAGAGATCAAAGCGACGTATCCGGAGGCGCATGAGCTTTACCGCCAGAGGGATCCGGATTACGTCGTGCCAGCCGGGGAGAGCCTCAGCCAGCAGGTCGAGCGCAACATCGCCTGTTTCGAAGAGCTGGCACACAAGCACTCGGGCGACTCCATCGTCATCGTTACTCATGGCGGCGTGCTCAGCGGTTTTTTCAGACACGTGCTCTCTATCCCGCTCGCCGCGCCGCGACGGTTCGATTTTCCCAACAGCGGCTTAAACGTTTTTACCTACCGCGAAGGCATCTGGACGCTCAGCACCTGGGGCGACGTGAGCCACCTGGCAAATGGCGAGGAATAA
- a CDS encoding ABC transporter permease subunit, which translates to MTLFGRKIPIFFSLAIWFIVWELVGQARLSMIIPPFSKVISAGLTILPTDKFSAAVLISLRSFAIGMALAMAAGISIGVLMARVESVGKILGTWVNIFVSAPISALVPVLMAVVGIGETTVVVTVFLFAVFVIILDTAVGVKQADRSLVEMARSFGARRDQIYTKVLILSALPEILAGLRLGAIRGVKGVVIGQLLVAIIGVGELFELYSQHFLMEEFWALVIVVFMFAFAVSEAIAYLERRVEYYAGAR; encoded by the coding sequence ATGACTTTGTTCGGCAGAAAAATACCGATCTTCTTCTCCCTGGCGATCTGGTTCATCGTCTGGGAGCTGGTCGGCCAGGCGAGACTTTCGATGATCATCCCGCCTTTCTCCAAAGTTATCTCGGCGGGGCTCACGATCCTGCCGACCGACAAGTTCAGCGCGGCGGTTTTGATCTCGCTGCGCTCATTTGCGATCGGGATGGCGCTCGCGATGGCGGCCGGCATTTCCATCGGCGTGCTGATGGCGCGCGTGGAGAGCGTCGGCAAAATCCTCGGCACGTGGGTGAACATCTTCGTCAGCGCGCCGATCTCCGCGTTGGTGCCGGTCCTGATGGCGGTCGTCGGCATCGGCGAAACGACCGTCGTCGTCACGGTCTTTCTCTTCGCGGTTTTCGTCATCATCCTGGACACGGCCGTGGGCGTGAAGCAGGCGGACCGTTCGCTGGTCGAGATGGCGCGCTCGTTCGGCGCGCGGCGCGATCAGATTTATACCAAGGTGCTGATCCTGAGCGCGCTGCCGGAGATTCTTGCCGGGCTCCGCCTGGGGGCGATCCGCGGCGTCAAGGGCGTGGTCATCGGCCAGCTCCTGGTCGCGATCATCGGCGTGGGAGAACTGTTCGAGCTCTACTCGCAGCACTTTCTCATGGAAGAGTTCTGGGCGCTCGTCATCGTCGTCTTCATGTTCGCGTTCGCCGTCTCCGAGGCGATCGCCTATCTCGAAAGACGCGTCGAATACTACGCCGGCGCGCGCTGA
- a CDS encoding ABC transporter ATP-binding protein, whose translation MAAEAIVEVKGIDKTYDGGVEALKSVGLEIPHGRLSTFLGPSGCGKTTLLKIIAGLIPASRGEVWVKGKKVAGPGPERAFVFQDFALLPWANVLRNVAFGLELRGVPKDQRQEIALKHIAEVGLKSFESSYPHQLSGGMRQRVGLARALAVDADIILMDEPFSSVDEQTRRKFQEELLDLLQHKQKTVIFVTHSIEEAAYLSDQIVLLSPRPGTVSKIVHPNIERGGKNPDEIRRDKNYLDTVDEIWQILKKYV comes from the coding sequence ATGGCGGCCGAAGCGATTGTCGAAGTCAAAGGGATCGATAAGACTTACGACGGCGGCGTCGAGGCGCTGAAGAGCGTCGGCCTCGAGATCCCGCACGGCCGGCTCAGCACGTTTCTGGGCCCGAGCGGCTGCGGCAAAACGACCTTGCTGAAAATCATCGCCGGTCTGATCCCGGCAAGCCGGGGCGAGGTCTGGGTGAAAGGAAAAAAAGTGGCGGGTCCGGGGCCGGAGCGCGCCTTCGTCTTTCAGGACTTCGCCCTGCTTCCCTGGGCCAACGTCTTGAGGAACGTCGCCTTCGGGCTGGAGCTCCGCGGCGTTCCAAAGGACCAGCGGCAAGAGATCGCGCTCAAGCATATCGCAGAGGTCGGGCTCAAGTCGTTTGAATCGAGCTACCCGCACCAGCTCTCGGGCGGCATGCGCCAGCGCGTCGGTCTCGCCCGCGCCCTCGCCGTCGACGCCGACATCATTCTGATGGACGAACCGTTTTCCTCGGTCGACGAGCAAACGCGGCGGAAATTTCAGGAGGAGCTGCTCGACTTATTACAGCACAAGCAAAAGACCGTGATCTTCGTCACCCACAGCATCGAGGAGGCGGCCTATCTTTCGGATCAGATCGTGCTGCTGTCGCCGCGGCCGGGGACGGTCTCGAAGATCGTCCATCCGAACATCGAGCGCGGTGGAAAGAACCCGGACGAGATAAGACGCGATAAAAATTATCTGGATACAGTCGATGAGATTTGGCAGATTTTAAAGAAGTACGTGTAG
- a CDS encoding ABC transporter permease subunit, which translates to MDTGQAKRGVRLLWQLLSFVFFFGLWEFAGRWPISFAFPPFSKTLLALGEMIADGSLPKAYVSTLQPLVIGIVLCGLAGIGFGIGMGLSRAIEWFSLPVFIILQAAPMAAIIPLITYIYGIGLTAKVLAVVFLAAPVIVMNSYKGIRNTNPSLIQMCRSFLGTRRQEVAKIILPYAAALIFAGLRLGLAMGFIGIVIAELLITPTGIGDLITYNSSVADYPKMFAAIASIIILASLAIHGLERLERKLFPPEIRES; encoded by the coding sequence GTGGACACGGGTCAGGCGAAGCGAGGCGTTCGCCTTCTCTGGCAGTTGCTTTCGTTCGTCTTCTTCTTCGGCCTCTGGGAGTTTGCCGGCCGCTGGCCCATAAGCTTCGCGTTCCCGCCGTTCAGCAAAACATTGCTCGCGCTCGGCGAGATGATCGCCGACGGCAGCCTGCCCAAAGCCTACGTCTCGACTCTCCAGCCGCTCGTTATCGGAATCGTCCTTTGCGGTCTCGCAGGGATCGGCTTCGGCATCGGCATGGGTCTATCCCGCGCCATCGAGTGGTTCAGCCTGCCGGTCTTCATCATCCTGCAGGCGGCGCCGATGGCGGCGATCATCCCGCTCATCACCTACATCTATGGAATCGGGCTCACGGCGAAAGTCCTGGCCGTCGTCTTTCTCGCCGCGCCCGTCATCGTGATGAATTCCTACAAGGGAATCCGCAACACCAACCCGTCGCTGATTCAAATGTGCCGCTCATTTTTGGGGACGCGAAGGCAGGAGGTGGCAAAAATTATTCTTCCGTACGCGGCGGCGCTCATCTTCGCGGGCTTGAGGCTCGGACTCGCCATGGGTTTTATCGGCATCGTGATCGCCGAGCTTTTGATCACCCCGACGGGGATCGGCGATCTCATCACCTACAACAGCTCGGTGGCGGACTATCCAAAGATGTTCGCGGCGATCGCCTCGATCATCATCCTCGCGTCGCTGGCGATCCACGGCCTGGAGCGGCTCGAGCGAAAGCTGTTTCCTCCCGAGATACGGGAATCGTGA
- a CDS encoding ABC transporter substrate-binding protein codes for MLISGRPLLKAVVFILAIAWLVAGESWAQGRTKIRYALGDVISIDELPLLIAVERSKARGVDVEVTAFKSEEVATQAVINGQADVGQGTPYAALQKVTTPIRFFYQLSALQFFPVVNKESYKSWKDLNDQEIAVQGRGSGTEAIMILMAKEHGIKYKNISYVPGSQVRAQALLKGNIKATILDSPNKNLVMKEAPDKFIILPLGNVKASDEALFATRDFLDKNQAGIRIFVEELIKVNRAINANPKSVLEERKKLGLLKDLPAKLEEEIAPFFQEAVQNGVFPNDGGGESAAKNDLEFYALSGAITGNPKVEDLWHLAPLKAALANVK; via the coding sequence ATGCTTATCTCGGGAAGACCTCTGCTGAAGGCGGTCGTTTTCATACTGGCCATCGCCTGGCTTGTCGCGGGAGAAAGTTGGGCCCAGGGCCGCACCAAGATCCGGTACGCGCTGGGGGACGTCATCTCGATCGACGAGCTGCCGCTTCTCATCGCCGTCGAGCGCTCGAAGGCGCGGGGCGTGGACGTCGAGGTCACGGCGTTCAAGAGCGAGGAGGTCGCGACCCAGGCCGTGATCAACGGCCAGGCCGACGTGGGCCAGGGAACGCCGTACGCCGCGCTGCAAAAAGTAACCACGCCGATCCGCTTCTTCTATCAGTTGAGCGCGCTTCAGTTCTTCCCGGTAGTCAACAAAGAAAGTTATAAAAGTTGGAAGGATTTGAATGACCAGGAGATCGCCGTCCAGGGCCGCGGCTCCGGGACCGAGGCGATCATGATCCTGATGGCCAAGGAGCACGGGATCAAATACAAAAACATCAGTTACGTCCCCGGATCCCAGGTGCGCGCGCAGGCGCTGCTGAAAGGCAACATCAAGGCCACCATCCTGGATTCTCCCAACAAGAATCTCGTCATGAAAGAAGCGCCGGACAAGTTCATCATCCTGCCGCTCGGCAACGTGAAAGCGAGCGACGAGGCGCTCTTCGCCACCCGGGACTTTCTCGACAAGAACCAGGCCGGCATCAGGATCTTCGTCGAAGAGCTGATCAAGGTGAATCGCGCCATCAACGCCAACCCGAAGTCGGTTTTGGAAGAGCGCAAGAAATTGGGGCTCTTGAAAGATCTTCCTGCGAAGCTGGAAGAAGAGATCGCCCCCTTCTTCCAGGAGGCCGTGCAAAACGGCGTCTTTCCCAACGACGGCGGCGGCGAGAGCGCGGCAAAAAACGATCTCGAGTTCTACGCCCTCTCCGGCGCGATAACGGGCAACCCGAAGGTTGAAGACTTGTGGCACCTCGCCCCATTGAAGGCGGCGCTGGCTAACGTGAAATAA
- a CDS encoding TAXI family TRAP transporter solute-binding subunit, which translates to MAYDDRSVKPMSASLMRARIATRVLAGMYEEAPALLTSAVRMSVELPGASRPSGAPYPFTFAVSPAWCSGLQGARLVGSGKLDIAWINPSVITTMAYFGKGPFHRPLPIRALAVFPSWDRLVVAVAGKLGIHSMDELITKRPALGASVATNDCVDFAIAALLKAHGLRLDSFVEWGGAIERVERPSNPRRRDGIVSGEIAMVIDEGLDSWGDLAVKRGFVFLPFSKKALAKLERYGFRRAPLGGGRLKGNFDPATEVVDYSGWPIVTHANFPDELAYHFVAALEKIREEIPYDTSEPPPMSSFCRSTEEGPLDVPLHPGAERYYREKGYLS; encoded by the coding sequence ATGGCCTACGACGACCGCAGCGTGAAGCCGATGAGCGCAAGCTTGATGCGCGCGCGGATCGCCACGCGCGTGCTCGCCGGCATGTACGAGGAGGCGCCGGCGCTTTTGACGAGCGCCGTGCGCATGAGCGTGGAGCTGCCCGGCGCTTCGCGTCCGTCCGGAGCGCCTTATCCATTTACGTTTGCCGTCAGTCCCGCGTGGTGCAGCGGACTCCAAGGAGCGCGCCTCGTCGGATCGGGCAAGCTCGATATCGCGTGGATCAATCCCTCCGTCATCACGACGATGGCCTATTTCGGAAAAGGACCGTTTCACCGGCCGCTTCCGATTCGAGCGCTCGCTGTTTTTCCTTCCTGGGACCGCCTGGTCGTCGCCGTCGCCGGCAAGCTCGGAATCCACTCAATGGACGAGCTCATCACAAAACGCCCGGCGCTCGGCGCTTCGGTCGCGACCAACGACTGCGTCGATTTCGCCATCGCCGCGTTGCTGAAAGCGCATGGCCTGAGACTAGACTCGTTCGTCGAATGGGGCGGGGCGATCGAACGCGTCGAGCGTCCGAGCAATCCGCGGCGCCGCGACGGCATCGTATCCGGAGAGATCGCTATGGTCATCGACGAAGGGCTGGACTCTTGGGGAGACCTGGCGGTCAAGCGCGGATTTGTCTTTCTGCCGTTCTCGAAAAAAGCGCTCGCAAAGCTCGAGCGCTACGGCTTTCGCCGCGCGCCGCTCGGCGGCGGCAGGCTCAAAGGAAATTTCGATCCGGCGACCGAAGTCGTCGATTACAGCGGCTGGCCGATCGTCACGCATGCGAATTTTCCCGACGAACTGGCTTACCATTTCGTCGCCGCGCTGGAAAAAATCCGCGAAGAAATTCCTTACGATACAAGCGAGCCCCCGCCGATGTCGTCTTTCTGCCGCAGCACCGAAGAGGGGCCTCTCGACGTTCCGCTCCATCCCGGCGCCGAGCGCTATTATCGCGAGAAGGGATATCTCAGCTGA
- a CDS encoding MFS transporter yields MADRVDMQQEGTEDKALRPWSSLLVRDFRLIWSASVLAAIASQIRNVASLYQVYELSGSSFQLGLTGFFQALPHVVLGLFAGALADAFDRKKLLAFTYGLHLAPTLALAFLTMTGAIQVWHVYVISLVSSIIEVFSWPARSAIVPRLVPVSHLMNAITLNSMVLQSSFLVGPAIAGIIIDYLSLPLTYFTSAGLLVPALLAVIAVRSSGTPEGERRRVSLGSMIEGVEFIWMQRIILSLFLLDFGVTLVGFYRPILPIFAGTVFKMGATGLGILYAAPAIGSLLGSTALLVAGDLRRKGAAAVVAGVFFAVSLALLGVSQWFWMAVVAVAILGFADSISVAIRRTVVQLLAPDTMRGRAASLITVFAQSTNALGALLAGTAAEFIGAPNALVLGSMLCLLIVFGITRAIPQLWRYR; encoded by the coding sequence GTGGCCGATCGCGTCGACATGCAGCAGGAAGGGACAGAAGACAAAGCGCTCCGCCCGTGGTCGTCGCTGCTCGTTAGAGATTTCAGGCTGATTTGGAGCGCCAGCGTCCTGGCCGCGATCGCGTCACAGATCCGAAACGTCGCCAGCCTCTACCAAGTCTACGAGCTTTCCGGGTCGTCGTTCCAGTTGGGTTTGACGGGATTTTTTCAGGCGCTCCCTCACGTCGTTCTCGGACTCTTCGCCGGAGCGCTGGCCGACGCGTTCGATAGAAAAAAACTCCTCGCATTTACATACGGCCTGCATCTCGCGCCGACACTGGCTTTGGCTTTTCTGACCATGACCGGAGCGATTCAGGTGTGGCACGTTTATGTCATCAGCCTCGTCTCTTCGATCATCGAGGTGTTCAGTTGGCCGGCCCGCTCCGCCATTGTTCCGCGTCTGGTTCCCGTGTCTCATCTGATGAACGCCATCACCTTGAACTCCATGGTTTTACAGAGCAGTTTTCTCGTCGGCCCGGCCATAGCGGGAATCATCATCGATTATTTAAGTCTCCCGCTGACCTATTTTACGAGCGCCGGCCTGCTCGTCCCGGCCCTCTTGGCGGTGATCGCGGTGCGAAGCTCCGGCACGCCGGAGGGGGAGCGTCGGCGCGTGAGTCTTGGGAGCATGATCGAAGGAGTGGAGTTCATTTGGATGCAGCGCATCATCCTGTCCCTGTTCCTTCTCGACTTCGGCGTCACGTTGGTCGGATTCTACCGGCCCATTTTACCGATATTCGCCGGGACCGTCTTCAAGATGGGCGCGACCGGATTGGGAATTCTCTACGCCGCGCCGGCGATCGGCTCGCTACTCGGCTCCACCGCGCTGCTCGTGGCCGGCGACCTCAGGCGCAAGGGAGCGGCCGCGGTCGTCGCGGGGGTCTTCTTCGCGGTGAGCCTCGCGCTTTTGGGCGTCTCGCAATGGTTTTGGATGGCCGTCGTCGCGGTTGCGATTCTGGGATTCGCCGATTCGATCAGCGTGGCGATTCGAAGAACCGTGGTACAGCTTTTGGCGCCGGACACGATGCGCGGGCGCGCGGCGAGCTTGATCACCGTTTTTGCCCAGAGCACGAATGCCCTGGGCGCGTTGCTCGCCGGCACCGCCGCGGAATTTATCGGGGCGCCCAACGCGCTGGTGCTCGGCAGCATGCTCTGCCTGCTGATCGTCTTCGGCATCACGCGCGCGATCCCGCAGCTTTGGCGCTACCGGTAA
- a CDS encoding ABC transporter ATP-binding protein has protein sequence MRTAPPILEVENLSKSYRQAGGESTLAIENISFTVNPGEFVSLVGPSGCGKTTLLMCIAGLIEQSAGRVAVKGAAVDGPPGDLVLVFQEYNKSLFAWRTVLGNVLFGLEAKGRPLLDAEAKGRWLIRLVGLEGFERHYPWELSGGMQQRVAIARALAYEPEVLLMDEPFGSVDAMTRLELEDGLLRLWKELGTTILFVTHDIEEAIYLSDRICVLGRRPSRVIHAVDVRLERPRNQVTTRADADFMKLRNEIYRLVSESKVGEGRNEV, from the coding sequence ATGAGAACTGCACCCCCCATTCTCGAAGTCGAGAATCTTTCCAAGAGCTACCGCCAGGCGGGCGGAGAATCGACGCTCGCGATCGAAAATATTTCTTTTACGGTCAACCCGGGCGAGTTCGTCTCGCTGGTCGGACCCTCGGGCTGCGGCAAGACGACCTTGCTCATGTGCATCGCGGGTCTGATCGAGCAGAGCGCCGGACGCGTCGCGGTGAAAGGCGCGGCGGTCGACGGCCCGCCGGGAGATCTGGTTTTGGTTTTTCAGGAATACAACAAGTCGCTGTTTGCCTGGCGCACGGTGCTGGGCAACGTTCTCTTCGGCCTGGAGGCCAAGGGCCGCCCGCTGCTCGACGCCGAAGCCAAAGGGCGCTGGCTGATCCGTCTCGTCGGCCTCGAAGGGTTCGAGCGGCATTATCCTTGGGAGCTCTCCGGCGGCATGCAGCAGAGAGTCGCGATCGCGCGGGCGCTCGCCTACGAACCGGAGGTTCTCTTGATGGACGAGCCTTTCGGGTCGGTCGATGCGATGACCCGGCTCGAACTGGAAGACGGCTTGCTCAGGCTCTGGAAAGAGCTCGGAACGACGATTCTGTTCGTCACCCATGATATCGAGGAGGCGATTTACCTCTCGGACCGGATCTGCGTCCTCGGCCGCCGGCCTTCGCGCGTGATCCACGCCGTCGACGTTCGCCTCGAACGGCCGCGCAACCAGGTCACGACGCGCGCCGACGCTGATTTCATGAAGCTCAGAAACGAGATTTACCGGCTGGTGAGCGAGTCGAAAGTCGGCGAGGGGCGAAATGAAGTCTAA
- a CDS encoding ABC transporter permease: MKSKRVNLAGLAVFAALLLLWELSSRSSPDLKSYFPPPSEVLSVLFRLAFARELFGHFVDTLARFLGGYFLAATIAISLGVVLGYSRFAHSLFDPLIELLRPMPSVAIIPVAILLLGIDDAMMIGVTVYACAWPILLNTIDGVRSIDRTLIDTGRTFGLGRWRILREIALPAASPYIATGLRVSLPIALILVTTSEMVVGSSGLGYFILDEERSFRTKEMYAGIVVVALLGYVLNRLFVALENRAIAWHRGSTIQGMP, from the coding sequence ATGAAGTCTAAACGCGTCAACCTCGCCGGCCTCGCGGTCTTTGCGGCCTTGCTGCTCCTGTGGGAACTTTCCTCGCGCTCGAGCCCGGACTTGAAAAGCTACTTTCCTCCGCCGAGCGAAGTTCTGTCCGTTCTGTTTCGTCTCGCGTTCGCGCGCGAGCTTTTCGGCCACTTCGTGGATACCCTGGCGCGCTTTCTCGGCGGCTATTTCCTCGCCGCGACGATCGCGATCAGTCTGGGCGTCGTTCTCGGCTATTCCAGGTTCGCGCACAGCTTGTTCGACCCCTTGATCGAGCTGCTTCGTCCGATGCCGTCGGTCGCGATCATTCCGGTTGCGATCCTGCTCCTCGGCATCGATGATGCCATGATGATCGGGGTGACCGTCTACGCGTGCGCGTGGCCGATCCTTCTCAACACGATCGACGGCGTCCGAAGCATCGACCGCACGCTCATCGATACCGGCCGGACCTTCGGCCTCGGCCGCTGGCGGATTTTGCGCGAGATCGCCCTGCCGGCGGCGTCGCCTTACATCGCGACCGGGCTGCGCGTCAGCCTGCCGATCGCGCTGATCCTCGTGACCACGTCTGAGATGGTCGTCGGCAGCAGCGGTCTCGGGTACTTCATTCTCGACGAAGAGCGCTCGTTCCGGACCAAGGAGATGTACGCGGGAATCGTCGTCGTGGCGCTGCTCGGCTACGTGCTCAACCGTCTTTTCGTCGCGCTGGAAAATCGGGCGATCGCGTGGCACCGTGGATCGACGATCCAAGGAATGCCGTGA